A part of Salminus brasiliensis unplaced genomic scaffold, fSalBra1.hap2 scaffold_127, whole genome shotgun sequence genomic DNA contains:
- the aasdhppt gene encoding L-aminoadipate-semialdehyde dehydrogenase-phosphopantetheinyl transferase: MEGVRWAFRCGAWSPSRSEWLLAARCVQQEEKQRIGQFVFARDAKAAMGGRLLMRKLVCERVCLPWDAFQLGRTTRGKPYLAEPSPGPGYAHWSFNVSHQGDYAVLAAEPGRQVGVDVMKTTKPGSSSVQEFFRIMTRQFTELEWKTIRSAGSDWDQLDMFYRHWTLKESFIKAIGSGLAFDLQRAEFHISPSQLQEGRVYSQTRMHLDEEEEESWRFEECLLDKHHHVAVALGTPEGPACDDAEATSPPFTLLSFSELLSGATPLSDEDPAYWESFQSKQEAPVPQSEAQRGQRTSGGASE, encoded by the exons ATGGAGGGCGTGCGCTGGGCGTTCCGCTGTGGCGCCTGGTCCCCGTCCCGCTCTGAGTGGCTGTTGGCTGCCCGCTGCGTCCAGCAGGAGGAGAAGCAGCGGATTGGACAGTTCGTGTTCGCCAGAGACGCCAAAGCAGCGATG ggggggcgTCTGCTGATGAGGAAGCTGGTGTGTGAGAGGGTGTGCTTGCCGTGGGACGCCTTCCAATTGGGCAGGACGACCCGTGGTAAGCCGTACCTGGCCGAGCCCTCGCCTGGCCCAGGCTACGCCCACTGGAGCTTCAACGTGTCCCACCAGGGCGATTATGCCGTGCTGGCGGCCGAACCAGGGAGGCAGGTGGGCGTGGACGTGATGAAGACCACCAAACCAG gcAGCAGCTCAGTGCAGGAATTTTTCAGAATCATGACCCGGCAGTTCACAGAGCTGGAATGGAAGACGATCCGATCGGCCGGATCCGACTGGGATCAACTGGACATGTTCTACAGACACTGG ACTCTGAAGGAGAGTTTCATCAAGGCGATCGGTTCAGGGCTGGCATTTGACCTGCAGAGGGCGGAGTTTCACATCTCGCCCAGTCAGCTGCAAGAGGGGCGGGTCTACTCCCAGACGAGAATGCACCTGgacgaagaggaggaggaaagctGGAGGTTTGAg GAGTGTTTACTGGATAAACATCATCACGTTGCCGTGGCGCTGGGAACGCCGGAGGGTCCCGCCTGTGAT GACGCTGAGGCCACGTCTCCGCCCTTCACCCTGTTGAGCTTCAGTGAGCTGCTCTCCGGGGCCACGCCCCTTTCTGACGAAGACCCCGCCTACTGGGAGAGTTTTCAGAGCAAACAAGAAGCGCCTGTCCCTCAGAGCGAAGCGCAGAGAGGCCAGCGGACCAGCGGGGGCGCCAGTGAGTGA
- the msantd4 gene encoding myb/SANT-like DNA-binding domain-containing protein 4 — translation MDFLQLRHLKRKRKSNYSVRETQTLIREIQRRRDVLFSRQQNTAVNELKRRAWEEVAECVNALGEGEVRTAGEVKRRYLDWRTLMKRKQLRAQLAAGLQPDYDPPCSPDNEASLGGEPSQDPGGFPKEVQGYWQDLPDLGENSVHSGVKLEDSEASDYNLDAGVGDCVPGEVEGEGDEDDEDCFPSILTDVDRDENVPEDFAHIDEFGVLSCPKTPAGPPLTRDLGPVTPVPPGVGGATLGLAAGDSTSLLVALERQRLELEKQRLQVETERLQVEKERLLVEKKRLCQAEMERERLQLEKERLDLERERLRLLMHQSALPQQSPASSTTMATPTTSSAPSSSSSLDAEKDKKPAWPVWTDLEGEKLKLEKERLLLEKERLQFFRFESGRLQIERERLQVEKERLQLHKDGQQMALHS, via the exons ATGGACTTCCTGCAGCTGAGGCACCTGAAGCGGAAGCGGAAGAGTAACTACAGCGTGCGGGAGACGCAGACGCTGATCCGGGAGATCCAGCGGCGGCGGGACGTCCTGTTCTCGCGGCAGCAGAACACGGCGGTGAACGAGCTGAAGCGGCGCGCCTGGGAGGAGGTGGCGGAGTGCGTGAACGCGCTGGGTGAGGGCGAGGTGCGCACGGCTGGGGAGGTCAAGCGCCGGTACCTGGACTGGCGCACGCTGATGAAGCGGAAGCAGCTGAGGGCACAGCTGGCCGCCGGACTGCAGCCGGACTACGACCCGCCCTGTTCTCCTGACAACGAGGCCTCGCTCGGTGGTGAGCCGTCGCAGGACCCGGGCGGCTTTCCTAAAGAAGTGCAGGGATACTGGCAGGACCTGCCGGACCTCGGGGAGAACAGCGTTCACTCTGGAGTCAAACTGGAGGACTCGGAAGCTAGCGATTATAAC CTGGATGCTGGTGTTGGAGACTGTGTCCCAGGCGAGGTAGAAGGTGAgggagatgaagatgatgaagactgCTTCCCCTCCATCCTGACAGATGTGGACAGGGACGAGAACGTCCCAGAAGACTTCGCCCACATCGACGAGTTTGGGGTCCTGAGCTGCCCAAAGACGCCCGCCGGACCGCCCCTGACCCGAGACCTGGGGCCTGTCACACCTGTCCCACCTGGAGTGGGCGGGGCGACGCTGGGCCTGGCTGCAGGAGACAGCACAAGCCTGCTGGTGGCGCTGGAGCGGCAGCGCCTGGAGCTGGAGAAGCAGCGGCTGCAGGTGGAGACGGAGCGGCTGCAGGTGGAGAAGGAGCGCCTCCTGGTGGAGAAGAAAAGGCTGTGTCAGGCCGAGATGGAGCGAGAGCGCCTCCAGCTGGAGAAGGAGCGTCTGGACTTGGAGAGGGAGAGACTCCGCCTGCTCATGCACCAGTCGGCGCTGCCGCAGCAAAGCCCcgcctcctccaccaccatggCCACACCCACCACCTCCTCCGCCCCGTCCTCGTCGTCCTCCCTGGATGCAGAGAAGGACAAGAAGCCCGCCTGGCCGGTGTGGACGGACCTGGAGGGGGAGAAGTTGAAACTGGAGAAGGAGCGCCTCCTGCTGGAGAAGGAGAGGCTGCAGTTCTTCAGGTTCGAGTCGGGCCGGCTGCAGATTGAGCGAGAGCGCCTCCAGGTGGAGAAGGAGAGGCTACAGCTGCACAAGGACGgccagcagatggcgctgcactcGTGA